One genomic segment of Prosthecobacter fusiformis includes these proteins:
- a CDS encoding AMP-binding protein — translation MTPEEAQAQLDQQVRETIQWHFSPETGCPFWLDWAKKNFDPRGVVNSYADLIAKFDHFQDENLRDLQPEVWVPAAFKGKPFNIFETGGTTGMPKQRIGWNDYKTDYEEFSGKISDDHFPPGGAWLMVGPTGPRRLRLAIEHLANFRGSSCYFIDLDPRFVKKLISNKQFDVARQYMDHVVDQATLILKNRKVTGLFTTPKLLEALAEKVDLYAAGIRGAFVGGTTMTPQYVRFMVEEVLEGQIGFYPTYGNTLMGLAASVPITPEDQFSVTYYAPQPRAVLRVVDPKNTSTVVDYDTWGRVELTTLTKEFFMPRFLERDEAMRRRPRAPYSWDGVADVRPFGAMEKTIVEGVY, via the coding sequence ATGACCCCTGAAGAAGCCCAAGCCCAACTCGACCAGCAAGTCCGCGAAACCATCCAGTGGCATTTCAGCCCAGAAACAGGCTGCCCTTTCTGGCTCGACTGGGCAAAAAAGAACTTTGACCCTCGTGGCGTCGTCAATAGCTACGCCGATCTCATCGCCAAGTTCGACCACTTTCAGGACGAAAATCTGCGTGACCTCCAGCCCGAAGTCTGGGTCCCCGCCGCCTTCAAGGGCAAGCCCTTCAACATCTTTGAAACAGGCGGCACCACCGGCATGCCAAAGCAGCGCATCGGCTGGAACGACTACAAAACCGATTACGAAGAGTTCAGCGGTAAAATCAGTGACGATCACTTTCCCCCTGGCGGTGCCTGGCTCATGGTCGGCCCCACCGGCCCCCGCCGCCTCCGCCTGGCGATTGAGCATCTGGCCAATTTCCGTGGCAGTTCCTGCTACTTCATCGACCTGGATCCCCGCTTCGTGAAGAAGCTCATCTCCAATAAGCAGTTCGATGTCGCCCGCCAATACATGGACCACGTCGTGGACCAGGCCACCCTCATCCTGAAGAACCGTAAAGTCACCGGCCTCTTCACGACACCCAAATTGCTCGAAGCCCTGGCTGAAAAAGTGGACCTGTATGCCGCAGGCATTCGCGGTGCCTTCGTCGGCGGCACCACCATGACTCCACAATATGTCCGCTTCATGGTGGAAGAAGTGCTGGAAGGCCAGATCGGCTTTTACCCCACCTATGGCAACACCCTCATGGGCCTCGCCGCCAGCGTGCCGATCACGCCGGAAGACCAGTTCTCCGTCACCTATTACGCCCCGCAGCCCCGCGCCGTCCTGCGTGTGGTGGATCCTAAAAACACCTCCACCGTCGTCGATTACGATACCTGGGGCCGTGTAGAACTGACCACCCTGACCAAGGAATTCTTCATGCCTCGTTTCCTTGAGCGTGATGAAGCCATGCGCCGCCGCCCGCGTGCACCTTACTCCTGGGATGGAGTCGCCGATGTCCGCCCCTTCGGTGCCATGGAAAAGACCATCGTCGAAGGCGTCTATTAA
- a CDS encoding sugar phosphate isomerase/epimerase family protein, translated as MTTRTPSRRQFLQIAASALAASATGLRAADKEPLFKISLAEWSLNKGMFKREGAEPLEHLDFCKIARSLGIEGVEYVNQMFADKAGDKAYLEDMKKRQDGEGVKGLLIMVDREGNLGDPDDAKRATTVENHLKWLDAAALLGCHSIRVNAASDPKLSYDEQAKHAAAGLHALCVEADKRGLYVVVENHGGLSSNGLWLTGVMKLADHARVGILPDFGNFYTDRNKGELYNPYKGLREFMPWVKQGMSAKAYDWDTGAGKFYTEDRREGREMTLDFQRLIEIVVKAGYKGYIGIEYEGAKHTEIEGIKRTKQALEELRAAMS; from the coding sequence ATGACCACGCGCACCCCCTCACGCCGCCAGTTTCTCCAGATCGCCGCCAGTGCCCTGGCTGCCTCCGCCACAGGCCTGCGGGCAGCCGACAAAGAGCCGCTTTTCAAAATCTCGCTGGCTGAATGGTCGCTGAACAAGGGGATGTTCAAGCGGGAAGGGGCGGAGCCTTTGGAGCACCTGGATTTCTGCAAAATCGCCCGCAGCCTGGGCATTGAGGGTGTGGAGTATGTGAACCAAATGTTCGCCGATAAAGCCGGGGACAAGGCGTATCTGGAAGACATGAAAAAGCGCCAGGACGGTGAAGGCGTGAAGGGTCTGCTGATCATGGTGGACCGCGAAGGCAACCTGGGCGATCCCGATGATGCCAAGCGGGCGACGACGGTGGAAAATCACCTGAAGTGGCTGGATGCGGCAGCTCTGCTGGGCTGTCACAGCATCCGTGTGAATGCGGCCAGCGACCCTAAACTGAGCTACGATGAGCAGGCCAAGCACGCGGCAGCGGGACTGCACGCGCTGTGTGTGGAGGCGGACAAACGCGGTCTGTATGTGGTGGTGGAAAATCACGGTGGCCTGTCCAGCAACGGCCTGTGGCTGACCGGGGTCATGAAATTGGCAGACCATGCACGAGTGGGCATCCTGCCGGACTTTGGCAATTTTTATACGGACCGGAACAAAGGGGAACTGTATAACCCCTACAAAGGACTTCGCGAATTCATGCCGTGGGTGAAGCAGGGGATGAGCGCCAAGGCCTATGACTGGGATACGGGTGCGGGGAAATTTTATACTGAAGACCGTCGTGAAGGACGTGAGATGACCCTGGACTTCCAGCGCCTGATCGAAATCGTGGTAAAAGCAGGGTATAAGGGCTACATCGGCATTGAATACGAAGGTGCGAAGCACACGGAGATCGAGGGTATCAAGCGGACCAAGCAGGCCCTGGAAGAGTTGCGCGCGGCGATGAGCTGA
- a CDS encoding ABC transporter permease subunit: MSPSPSDAHSPTTSSAQGSPRPVPERFIVSKGTLRWDRFMSSAIVFGGIGIIVAVFGIFAFIALEIAPLFQGARIEEKTKVALAAPAGAVVGMDEWSELPFYYDGGSDVVFQPAKGGNAQRLPTGLPAGTLVTAKRHDPLKGRVVIGTSSGEVGFVNVSYLSEYQAKGSSIVKPSVSAEPLLPLREGVSAPVLDMDYADSGDKKLFAAIQEVGGSRVITTLSLKQKKSLMGKGKTEIDARDDLTALLAGAIPRHVLVAGTADSLLTLTDAGEVLYFYRLSSGWELRQRFKPFDGGQVTGVDYLFGQVSVVCYNEQGQVRIFSLFVPEGGTTRLFGLTKEFQPIYGPITYYRASQRNKSFLVGNARECALCYATTASVRRQVDLPFESVSVAMDAKAEHLGFLDTKGTMHLYEISDPHPEAGISAFFGEVWYEGFAKPKYEWQSTSGTDDFEPKLSLVPLIIGSLKGTFYAMLFAVPIALLAAIYTSQFLAPGMKRVVKPAMEIMASLPSVVLGFLAALWLAPLIENRVPSILLLVISIPISASLLGILWGRLPIAHRNRLPKGTEYLLIAPVMIFFAWVGWQLGPALEKAVFVATMPDGSQIADFRMWWPRFTGMSYDQRNCLVIGFMMGFAVIPVIFTIAEDALSNVPPSLTSASEALGASRWQVVRTVVLPIASAGILSAIMIGLGRAVGETMVVVMATGNTPFFDESGNFFFGDFGIGSGQFPLADHWNPFNGMRTLSANIAVELPEAAQGSTHYRTLFLGALVLFAMTFVLNTVAEVMRQKLREKFKIV, encoded by the coding sequence ATGTCACCCAGTCCCTCAGACGCTCATTCCCCCACGACCAGCAGCGCCCAGGGGTCCCCACGTCCCGTCCCAGAGCGTTTCATCGTCTCTAAAGGCACCCTCCGCTGGGACCGCTTCATGAGTTCCGCCATTGTCTTTGGCGGCATAGGCATCATCGTTGCCGTGTTTGGCATCTTCGCCTTCATCGCCTTGGAGATCGCGCCTTTGTTCCAGGGAGCCAGGATCGAAGAAAAGACCAAGGTCGCCCTCGCCGCTCCCGCAGGAGCCGTCGTCGGCATGGACGAATGGTCAGAGCTTCCCTTTTATTATGATGGTGGCAGTGATGTCGTTTTCCAGCCTGCCAAAGGTGGAAATGCCCAGCGCCTCCCCACCGGTCTGCCCGCAGGCACACTGGTCACTGCCAAACGTCATGATCCGCTCAAAGGCCGGGTGGTCATCGGCACGTCCAGCGGTGAGGTCGGTTTTGTCAACGTTAGCTACCTTTCTGAATACCAGGCTAAAGGTTCCTCAATCGTCAAACCTTCCGTCAGTGCTGAGCCGCTGCTGCCCCTGCGCGAAGGAGTATCCGCCCCAGTCCTGGACATGGACTATGCGGACTCAGGGGATAAAAAACTCTTTGCCGCCATCCAGGAGGTGGGGGGCAGCCGCGTCATCACCACCCTCAGCCTGAAGCAGAAAAAGAGCCTCATGGGCAAAGGCAAAACGGAGATCGATGCCCGTGATGACCTCACCGCCCTGCTCGCGGGCGCCATTCCCCGTCACGTGCTTGTTGCTGGCACTGCCGACAGCCTCCTCACCCTCACGGATGCTGGGGAAGTGCTCTACTTTTACCGCCTCAGCAGCGGCTGGGAGCTACGCCAGCGATTCAAGCCCTTCGATGGCGGGCAGGTCACGGGTGTGGATTACCTCTTTGGGCAGGTCAGTGTGGTTTGCTACAATGAGCAGGGGCAGGTACGCATCTTCAGCCTTTTTGTTCCTGAAGGCGGCACTACCCGCCTCTTCGGCCTGACCAAGGAGTTCCAGCCGATCTACGGCCCTATCACCTATTACCGGGCCAGCCAGCGGAATAAATCGTTCCTCGTCGGCAATGCCCGGGAATGCGCCCTCTGCTATGCCACTACCGCCAGCGTACGCCGTCAGGTGGACCTGCCTTTTGAATCCGTCTCCGTCGCCATGGATGCCAAGGCTGAGCACCTCGGCTTCCTGGATACTAAGGGCACCATGCACCTGTATGAAATCAGCGACCCGCATCCAGAGGCTGGCATCAGCGCCTTCTTTGGAGAGGTGTGGTATGAAGGTTTTGCCAAGCCTAAGTATGAATGGCAGAGCACCAGTGGTACGGATGATTTTGAGCCGAAGCTCTCCCTGGTTCCCCTCATCATCGGTTCCCTGAAAGGCACTTTCTATGCCATGCTTTTCGCCGTGCCCATCGCACTTCTGGCAGCCATCTATACTTCCCAGTTCCTGGCCCCCGGTATGAAGCGAGTGGTGAAACCGGCCATGGAAATCATGGCATCCCTGCCCTCCGTTGTCCTCGGTTTCCTTGCCGCTCTTTGGCTGGCCCCGCTCATCGAGAACCGCGTCCCGTCCATCCTGCTGCTGGTCATCTCCATCCCCATTTCCGCCAGCCTGCTGGGCATCCTCTGGGGCCGCCTGCCCATCGCCCACCGCAACCGTCTTCCTAAAGGCACCGAATACCTGCTTATTGCCCCTGTCATGATCTTCTTCGCCTGGGTCGGCTGGCAGTTGGGGCCTGCCCTTGAAAAAGCCGTCTTTGTCGCCACCATGCCTGACGGCTCACAGATTGCCGACTTCCGCATGTGGTGGCCCCGTTTCACGGGCATGTCCTATGACCAGCGGAACTGCCTCGTCATCGGCTTCATGATGGGCTTTGCCGTCATCCCGGTGATCTTCACCATCGCTGAAGATGCCCTTTCCAACGTTCCCCCCTCCCTCACCTCCGCGTCAGAGGCATTGGGCGCTTCACGCTGGCAGGTCGTCCGCACGGTTGTCCTGCCCATCGCCTCGGCGGGCATCCTTTCCGCCATCATGATCGGTCTCGGTCGCGCTGTCGGAGAAACCATGGTTGTGGTTATGGCCACCGGTAACACTCCATTCTTTGATGAATCAGGAAACTTCTTTTTTGGCGACTTCGGCATCGGCTCCGGCCAGTTTCCCCTGGCCGATCATTGGAATCCCTTCAACGGCATGAGAACCCTTTCTGCCAATATCGCAGTCGAACTGCCCGAGGCCGCCCAAGGTTCCACTCATTACCGTACCCTCTTCCTCGGTGCCCTCGTCCTCTTTGCCATGACCTTCGTCCTCAACACTGTGGCTGAGGTCATGCGCCAGAAATTGCGCGAAAAATTCAAAATCGTCTGA
- the pstB gene encoding phosphate ABC transporter ATP-binding protein PstB yields MSPPPPSPAFIKVDDFSFWYGPKQVLHNISLDIPEKEITAFIGPSGCGKTTLLRNINRMNDLVDGIKHEGDIFIDGQSLYDPDVEVISLRKRVGMVFQKYNPFPKSIYENVIFSLRVAGRNGKSELDEVVETSLRGAALWDEVKDKLHESAFGLSGGQQQRLCIARAIANRPQILLMDEPCAALDPVATLKIEELMHGLKQEFTIVIVTHNMEQAKRCADQTAFFYLGQLIEFRPTLELFITPKDPQTEAYVRGKFS; encoded by the coding sequence ATGTCCCCGCCCCCTCCCAGCCCTGCTTTCATCAAGGTGGACGACTTTTCCTTCTGGTATGGCCCCAAGCAGGTCCTGCACAACATCAGTCTGGACATCCCGGAAAAAGAAATCACCGCTTTCATCGGCCCTTCCGGTTGTGGCAAGACCACACTCCTCCGCAACATCAACCGGATGAATGACCTCGTGGACGGCATCAAACACGAAGGCGATATCTTCATTGACGGCCAGAGCCTCTACGATCCCGATGTGGAAGTCATCTCCCTGCGCAAGCGTGTGGGCATGGTCTTCCAAAAGTACAACCCCTTCCCCAAGAGCATCTACGAGAACGTCATCTTCTCCCTCCGTGTCGCAGGGCGGAACGGCAAAAGCGAGCTGGATGAAGTGGTGGAGACAAGCCTTCGCGGTGCCGCTCTTTGGGATGAGGTCAAAGACAAGCTGCATGAAAGTGCCTTTGGCCTTTCCGGTGGCCAGCAGCAGCGTCTTTGCATCGCCCGTGCCATCGCCAACCGCCCACAGATCCTCCTCATGGACGAGCCCTGTGCCGCTCTGGATCCCGTGGCCACACTGAAGATCGAAGAACTCATGCATGGGCTCAAACAGGAGTTTACCATCGTCATCGTCACCCACAACATGGAGCAGGCCAAACGCTGCGCCGACCAGACTGCCTTCTTTTACCTCGGCCAGCTCATCGAATTCCGCCCCACCCTGGAGCTCTTCATCACCCCCAAAGATCCCCAGACGGAAGCCTACGTCCGTGGCAAATTCAGCTGA
- a CDS encoding secondary thiamine-phosphate synthase enzyme YjbQ, translating into MSAHAESFRLSTRGKGTYEITAECQRIIASSGIRTGTATIFVQHTSCSLVIYENADPSARTDLHSFFDHLVPEDTPYFVHTHEGPDDMPSHLRMVLTRTSEVIPVMNSRLALGTWQGIFLFEHRRAPHTRSIVISIVGDP; encoded by the coding sequence ATGTCCGCCCACGCCGAAAGTTTCCGCCTCAGCACCCGTGGCAAAGGCACCTATGAGATCACCGCTGAATGCCAGCGCATCATCGCCAGCAGCGGCATCCGCACCGGCACGGCCACGATCTTCGTTCAGCACACCAGTTGCTCCCTGGTCATCTATGAAAATGCCGATCCCTCCGCCCGGACGGATCTTCACAGCTTCTTCGATCACCTCGTCCCCGAAGACACCCCTTACTTCGTCCACACCCATGAGGGGCCAGACGATATGCCCAGCCACCTGCGCATGGTCCTCACCCGCACCAGCGAAGTGATTCCCGTCATGAACAGCCGCCTCGCCCTCGGGACCTGGCAGGGCATTTTCCTCTTCGAGCACCGCCGCGCCCCCCACACCCGCAGCATCGTCATCAGCATCGTCGGCGACCCATAG
- a CDS encoding phosphate ABC transporter permease PstA, which produces MPEATPKLPARTKGEVKVWLTAAGLTIGLIMISGLLLLIAMNGLSVFWPDRVAVFTIREGDKETRIAGSLVKTQQRRKPDGSFATEHQIFTGNKDAYNLAFRFINAEDILSQSDAKGIYVAERMEYGDAVFTPVELQLADGTKVAGSAANFASEFSRLIQDGNDRRAEILKIEKHQIGDINARMKRLEIRSRTEDVKAEIAEEQALYQTLADKAQKLRTAQTADKLVYQLASGEERTQNVGDILHFYLPNDIGIFGRTGVFLHAIREFLLAEPREANTEGGIFPAIFGTFVMTLLMAVMVTPFGIIAAIYLREYARQGLMVQIVRICVNNLAGVPSIVFGVFGLGFFVYGVGGFIDGGVQYPMAPSWWFAAGFGAIACIGIAVYLSTHNRTAIPTQQKRQRLLHKVEGLLWITSVFLVIVTVARCPYFHGFFSDSLPSPTFGTGGILWASLTLALMTLPVVIVATEEALVAVPRGVREAALACGASKWQTIQRIVLPSALPGVMTGVILAMARGAGEVAPLMITGVVKLAPSLPLDLSWPFIHAERKFMHLGFHIFDLGFQSPDSEGAKPMVFATTLLLILLVVALNLAAIQIRARLRKKYQASAF; this is translated from the coding sequence ATGCCCGAAGCGACTCCCAAACTGCCTGCCCGCACCAAAGGCGAGGTCAAAGTGTGGCTCACCGCCGCCGGACTCACCATTGGCCTGATCATGATCAGCGGCCTCCTGCTGCTCATCGCCATGAACGGCCTGTCCGTCTTCTGGCCGGACCGCGTGGCCGTTTTCACCATCCGTGAAGGCGATAAAGAAACCCGCATCGCCGGCAGTCTGGTGAAGACCCAGCAGCGGCGCAAACCGGATGGCAGCTTCGCCACCGAGCACCAGATCTTCACCGGCAACAAAGACGCCTACAACCTAGCCTTCCGCTTCATCAATGCCGAGGACATTCTTTCTCAAAGCGATGCCAAAGGCATCTATGTGGCTGAGCGCATGGAATACGGCGATGCCGTTTTCACCCCCGTCGAGCTGCAACTGGCCGATGGCACCAAGGTAGCAGGCAGTGCGGCAAACTTCGCGTCTGAATTCAGCCGCCTCATCCAGGATGGCAATGACCGCCGGGCGGAGATCCTGAAGATCGAGAAACACCAGATCGGTGACATCAACGCGCGAATGAAGCGGCTGGAAATCCGCTCCCGCACGGAAGATGTGAAGGCTGAAATTGCTGAGGAGCAGGCCCTTTATCAAACCCTGGCCGACAAAGCTCAAAAGCTCCGCACCGCCCAGACGGCGGATAAGCTGGTTTACCAACTGGCCTCCGGGGAGGAGCGCACACAAAACGTCGGCGACATCCTGCATTTTTACCTGCCGAATGACATTGGCATCTTTGGCCGCACCGGAGTATTCCTCCATGCCATCAGAGAATTCCTCCTGGCTGAACCCCGTGAGGCGAATACCGAAGGCGGTATCTTTCCCGCCATCTTTGGCACCTTTGTCATGACCTTGCTCATGGCAGTGATGGTCACCCCTTTTGGCATCATCGCCGCCATCTATCTGCGGGAATACGCCCGCCAGGGATTGATGGTCCAGATCGTCCGTATCTGCGTCAATAACCTCGCTGGCGTGCCCTCTATCGTATTCGGCGTATTCGGCCTGGGTTTCTTTGTCTATGGGGTTGGCGGGTTTATCGACGGCGGCGTCCAATATCCCATGGCACCCTCTTGGTGGTTCGCCGCTGGATTCGGTGCCATCGCTTGCATCGGTATCGCCGTTTACCTTTCCACTCATAACCGCACCGCCATCCCCACCCAGCAGAAACGCCAGCGCTTGCTGCACAAGGTGGAAGGCTTGCTCTGGATCACCAGTGTCTTCCTGGTCATCGTCACCGTCGCCCGTTGCCCGTATTTTCATGGCTTCTTTAGCGACAGCCTGCCCTCCCCCACCTTCGGCACAGGCGGCATCCTCTGGGCATCGCTCACCCTGGCCCTCATGACTCTGCCCGTGGTCATTGTCGCCACCGAGGAAGCCCTCGTGGCCGTTCCACGTGGCGTGCGTGAAGCCGCCCTGGCTTGTGGAGCCTCCAAGTGGCAGACCATCCAGCGCATCGTCCTGCCCAGCGCACTCCCCGGCGTCATGACCGGCGTCATCCTGGCCATGGCCCGTGGCGCAGGCGAAGTCGCCCCGCTGATGATCACCGGTGTGGTCAAATTGGCCCCTTCTCTCCCCTTGGATCTCTCCTGGCCATTCATCCATGCCGAGCGCAAATTCATGCACCTCGGCTTCCACATCTTCGACCTTGGTTTCCAGTCTCCAGACTCTGAAGGTGCCAAGCCCATGGTCTTTGCCACCACCCTGCTTTTGATCCTCCTCGTCGTCGCTCTCAACCTCGCCGCCATCCAGATTCGCGCCCGCCTGCGGAAGAAGTATCAGGCCAGCGCATTTTAG
- a CDS encoding glutathione peroxidase, translating into MKVLHSLLALAAFITSASAGSLYDVPLKDIDGKDTTLKPYEGKVMLIVNVASKCGNTKQYTELQALHQEFEKEGLAVLAFPSNDFGGQEPGTNEQIKEFCSTKYNVTFPMYDKVVVKGADKHPLYQELSGKDSPFPGDVKWNFGKFLVGRDGKILARFEPKTKPDDIAVTTAIKDALAKK; encoded by the coding sequence ATGAAAGTACTTCACTCACTCCTCGCGCTCGCCGCCTTCATCACCTCAGCCTCCGCAGGCTCCTTGTATGATGTCCCCCTCAAGGACATTGATGGCAAAGACACCACCCTGAAACCTTATGAGGGCAAGGTCATGCTCATCGTCAATGTCGCCTCCAAATGTGGCAACACCAAGCAATACACCGAGCTCCAGGCCCTCCATCAGGAGTTCGAAAAAGAAGGCCTCGCCGTTCTCGCTTTCCCCAGCAATGACTTCGGTGGCCAGGAGCCCGGCACCAATGAGCAGATCAAAGAATTCTGCTCCACCAAATACAACGTCACCTTCCCCATGTATGACAAAGTCGTCGTCAAAGGTGCGGACAAGCATCCCCTTTATCAGGAGCTCAGCGGCAAAGATTCCCCCTTCCCTGGCGATGTGAAATGGAATTTCGGCAAATTCCTCGTCGGCCGCGATGGCAAAATCCTTGCCCGTTTCGAGCCAAAAACCAAGCCAGATGATATCGCCGTGACCACGGCCATCAAAGACGCCCTTGCTAAGAAGTAA
- a CDS encoding DNA-directed RNA polymerase subunit omega: MKAELVEQALAVVKDPPILINMVSKRVKQLTSGRAPLVERRPGQREADTALLEIIQGKIKAEYHVVAEA, from the coding sequence ATGAAAGCTGAACTCGTTGAACAAGCCCTCGCCGTCGTCAAAGATCCGCCGATCCTGATCAACATGGTCTCGAAACGCGTGAAACAGCTCACTTCTGGCCGTGCTCCTCTCGTCGAGCGCCGTCCTGGTCAGCGTGAAGCCGATACTGCCCTGCTGGAAATCATCCAGGGCAAGATCAAGGCTGAGTATCATGTGGTGGCTGAGGCCTAA
- a CDS encoding ferritin codes for MILNPKLTQLLNEQINNEMSSSYVYLAMAAWFEQTPYMGFASWMFNQSREETMHALKFYQYVVDRDAVVVLQPIAQPKAVFESPIDVFEHSLKQEQLVTQQINDLYDVAEQVKDHSSKNLLLWFLNEQIEEEKTVRDMLDRLKLAGTDPASLLVLDREAAQRQSPTGSGGHGGHGHGK; via the coding sequence ATGATCCTGAATCCAAAACTGACCCAACTGCTCAATGAGCAGATCAACAACGAAATGTCCTCCAGCTATGTTTACCTGGCCATGGCAGCCTGGTTCGAGCAGACCCCTTACATGGGTTTTGCGAGCTGGATGTTTAACCAGAGCCGTGAAGAAACCATGCACGCGCTGAAGTTCTACCAATACGTGGTGGACCGTGATGCCGTCGTGGTGCTCCAGCCCATCGCCCAGCCAAAGGCCGTCTTCGAATCCCCAATTGATGTCTTTGAGCACAGCCTCAAGCAGGAGCAGCTCGTCACCCAGCAGATCAATGACCTCTATGATGTGGCTGAACAGGTGAAGGACCACTCCTCCAAGAACCTCCTGCTTTGGTTCCTCAATGAGCAGATCGAAGAAGAGAAGACTGTACGTGACATGCTGGACCGCCTGAAGCTGGCCGGCACAGACCCAGCCAGCCTGCTGGTCCTGGACCGCGAAGCAGCCCAACGCCAGAGCCCGACAGGATCTGGCGGTCACGGCGGCCACGGCCACGGCAAGTAA
- a CDS encoding superoxide dismutase — translation MAYTLPALPYEKTALEPHIDAATMEIHHGKHHNAYVTNLNAAIAGKADIESLSIEDLCKNISSVPADIQAAVRNNGGGHFNHSLFWSIMGPGAGGEPTGELAEAINAAFGSFAAFKEAFAKAGATRFGSGWAWLVLKDGKVAVTSTPNQDNPLMDGSGTPILGCDVWEHAYYLKYQNKRPDYITAWWNVVNWTAVADLFAKAK, via the coding sequence ATGGCTTATACACTGCCCGCACTCCCTTACGAAAAGACGGCGCTCGAACCGCACATTGACGCCGCCACGATGGAGATCCATCACGGAAAGCATCACAACGCCTATGTGACCAACCTGAACGCCGCCATCGCTGGCAAGGCGGACATTGAATCCCTTTCCATCGAAGACCTCTGCAAAAACATCAGCTCCGTGCCTGCCGACATCCAGGCTGCGGTGCGTAACAATGGTGGTGGTCATTTCAACCACAGCCTGTTTTGGAGCATCATGGGCCCTGGCGCCGGTGGTGAGCCAACCGGTGAACTGGCTGAGGCCATCAACGCGGCCTTCGGCAGCTTTGCGGCCTTCAAAGAAGCCTTTGCCAAGGCTGGTGCGACCCGCTTCGGCTCCGGCTGGGCATGGCTGGTGTTGAAGGACGGCAAAGTGGCCGTGACATCTACACCGAACCAGGACAACCCGCTCATGGACGGTAGCGGAACGCCAATCCTGGGCTGCGATGTCTGGGAACACGCCTACTACCTGAAGTATCAGAACAAGCGTCCTGACTACATCACCGCCTGGTGGAATGTGGTGAACTGGACGGCTGTGGCAGACCTCTTCGCCAAGGCTAAGTAA
- a CDS encoding arginine-tRNA-protein transferase yields MMDRLWESGWRHFGITFFRYSISMDEDAPRTITPLRLDLEKFKLSKSQRRVLRKNEDVHCEFVPASHSPQASLMFQRHKARFTSQVPDDLDTFLSESPATIPCPCVECRVHLGEDLIAISYLDVGLNSTSGVYGLFEPDHSDRSLGTYTMLKEIEYSHSIGCRYYYPGYATAEPSPYDYKKQLHGLEYLDWECGVWMPQSRLNA; encoded by the coding sequence ATGATGGACCGTTTATGGGAGTCCGGCTGGCGTCACTTTGGTATCACTTTCTTCCGGTACAGCATCTCCATGGATGAGGATGCCCCGCGCACCATCACCCCCCTGCGGCTGGACCTGGAAAAGTTTAAACTCAGCAAAAGCCAGCGCCGCGTCTTGCGGAAGAATGAGGACGTCCATTGCGAGTTTGTACCCGCCAGCCACTCCCCACAGGCAAGCCTCATGTTCCAGCGTCACAAGGCCCGGTTCACCAGCCAGGTGCCCGATGATCTGGATACCTTCCTTTCGGAATCTCCCGCCACCATCCCCTGCCCTTGTGTGGAATGTCGCGTGCATTTGGGAGAGGATCTCATCGCCATCAGTTATCTGGATGTGGGGCTCAACTCCACTTCCGGGGTCTATGGACTCTTTGAGCCGGATCATTCGGACCGCAGCCTTGGCACTTACACCATGCTCAAGGAAATAGAGTACAGCCATTCTATCGGATGCCGATATTATTACCCGGGTTATGCCACCGCAGAGCCCAGTCCATACGATTATAAAAAGCAACTCCACGGCCTCGAATACCTCGACTGGGAATGCGGGGTCTGGATGCCCCAAAGCCGCCTGAATGCATGA
- the smpB gene encoding SsrA-binding protein SmpB, producing MTTDEIATNRKALRDFHILERYEAGVELRGTEVKSIRLGKLNISDAFARVERGQVWLYNMDVQIYEKASFSQHEPRRTRRLLLHKREILKLFAHTQQKGLALPVLRAYWKDSRVKIEIGVGKGKTKGDQREDLKEKAVKKETLRVVSSFNRKHG from the coding sequence ATGACCACCGACGAAATCGCGACGAATCGCAAGGCGCTCCGGGATTTTCATATCCTTGAGCGTTATGAAGCGGGTGTGGAACTCCGGGGAACGGAGGTGAAATCCATCCGCCTGGGCAAGCTGAATATCAGCGATGCCTTCGCCCGTGTGGAACGCGGGCAGGTCTGGCTCTACAACATGGATGTGCAAATCTATGAAAAGGCCAGCTTTAGCCAGCATGAACCGCGTCGTACCCGGCGGCTGCTGTTGCATAAAAGGGAGATCCTGAAGCTTTTCGCCCATACCCAGCAGAAGGGGCTGGCCCTTCCAGTGCTGCGTGCTTACTGGAAAGATTCACGCGTGAAGATCGAGATCGGCGTCGGCAAAGGCAAGACGAAGGGTGACCAGCGTGAGGATCTGAAGGAGAAGGCTGTGAAGAAGGAAACGCTGCGGGTGGTTTCCAGCTTTAACCGCAAACATGGTTAG